Proteins encoded within one genomic window of Thermodesulfobacteriota bacterium:
- a CDS encoding restriction endonuclease subunit S produces MADNGWVTLPFDQAVLVNPPVRLERGEVYPFVDMQAVDPGSRSVGPSELREFKGGGSRFMNGDTLMARITPCLENGKIARYAASKAEEVGHGSTEFIVIRGRPNVTDNGFAYYLTKWDGVRQYCISQMTGSSGRQRVPTSALSHREVTIPPLKEQEAIACILGTLDDKIELNRQMNRTLEEMARAIFKSWFVDFDPVRAKAAVRREHPKWTDEQVSRAACPNLKPEIAALFPDSFEDSELGEIPKGWSASNVGQHFRLTMGQSPPGSTYNEIGNGVPFYQGRTDFGFRYPTRRVYCTSPTRFAEPGDTLVSVRAPVGDVNMAKERCAVGRGVAAIRHRGNSRSFTYYSMHQLAQHFLKFEAEGTVFGSINKADFERLPFVVPSPDVLAAFDRVVSLLDDRIETNEEQTISLANIRDTLLPKLISGELRVPDAERIVGRCCK; encoded by the coding sequence ATGGCGGATAACGGTTGGGTAACCTTGCCATTCGACCAGGCCGTTCTGGTGAATCCTCCGGTTCGCCTTGAACGAGGCGAAGTCTATCCGTTTGTCGATATGCAAGCAGTCGATCCCGGCTCGCGCAGTGTTGGCCCCAGCGAATTACGAGAGTTCAAGGGTGGTGGCTCGCGGTTCATGAACGGTGATACGCTCATGGCTCGCATCACACCCTGCTTGGAGAATGGCAAGATCGCGCGCTATGCCGCTTCCAAAGCGGAAGAAGTGGGTCATGGCTCTACAGAGTTCATCGTGATCCGTGGCAGGCCCAACGTCACGGACAACGGCTTCGCCTACTACCTGACCAAATGGGACGGTGTCCGTCAATACTGCATTTCGCAGATGACGGGAAGTTCGGGTCGCCAGCGCGTGCCGACCAGTGCTCTAAGTCATCGTGAGGTGACGATTCCTCCGCTCAAGGAACAGGAAGCCATCGCCTGCATCCTCGGCACGCTGGACGACAAGATCGAGTTGAACCGGCAAATGAATCGGACGCTGGAGGAGATGGCGCGGGCGATCTTCAAGAGCTGGTTTGTGGACTTCGACCCGGTGCGCGCCAAGGCTGCGGTGCGGCGCGAGCATCCCAAGTGGACCGACGAGCAAGTCAGCCGCGCCGCCTGCCCCAACCTCAAGCCCGAAATCGCCGCCCTTTTCCCGGACTCCTTCGAGGACTCCGAATTGGGTGAGATTCCGAAGGGGTGGAGCGCTTCCAACGTAGGTCAACACTTTCGGCTAACGATGGGACAATCTCCGCCAGGTAGCACATACAACGAAATAGGGAACGGCGTTCCTTTCTACCAGGGCAGGACTGACTTCGGGTTCCGTTACCCTACTAGACGGGTGTATTGCACATCGCCCACACGTTTCGCCGAGCCGGGCGACACACTGGTCAGCGTCCGAGCGCCTGTTGGCGATGTTAACATGGCGAAGGAGCGGTGCGCCGTTGGCCGCGGAGTGGCAGCGATCCGTCATCGTGGCAACAGTCGCTCTTTCACCTACTATTCCATGCATCAACTAGCGCAACATTTCCTCAAGTTTGAGGCCGAAGGAACAGTGTTTGGGAGTATTAACAAGGCGGACTTTGAGCGGCTGCCATTTGTCGTGCCGTCACCAGATGTGCTGGCAGCATTTGATCGCGTCGTGTCGCTGTTGGACGACCGGATTGAGACGAATGAAGAGCAGACCATATCGTTGGCGAACATCCGAGACACATTGCTGCCGAAGCTGATTTCCGGCGAGCTGCGGGTGCCGGACGCCGAGCGGATCGTGGGGAGGTGTTGCAAATGA
- a CDS encoding type I restriction endonuclease subunit R, producing the protein MTAFTESVVEQAALAWLESMGYQIVSGPEIAPGEPAAERENYGQVVLERRLRQALERLNPQVPPDALEEAFRKLSRPDSPSLVASNHVIHKYMVEGVPVEYQRADGSIGGDLVRVLDYDEPENNEFLAVNQFTVVENQHERRPDVVLFINGLPIAVMELKNAATENATIWSAFNQLQTYKQQIPSLFAFNEALLISDGVEARIGTLTADREWFMPWRTIEGEELADNRLPQLQVVIEGVFGKRRFLDLIRHFIVFEDLGGGVLIKKMAGYHQYHAVNLALDSTVRAAGTGGDKRVGVVWHTQGSGKSLTMAFYAGRVVLHPAMKNPTLVVITDRNDLDDQLYGTFARCHELLRQQPMQAQSRANLRELLTTASGGVVFTTVHKFFPTDSEDQHPLLSDRRNIVVIADEAHRSQYDFIDGFARHMREALPNASFIGFTGTPIELTDKNTRAVFGNYVSIYDIERAVKDGATVPIYYESRLARLELDENARPLLDEEFEEATEGEEVEHKERLKTKWAQLEALVGTEKRLNLIAEDLVKHFERRLEAMDGKAMIVCMSRRICVELYRAIVAIRPDWHHDDDGAGILKIVMTGSASDPVDWQSHIRNKPRREELAKRFKDPKEPFKVVIVRDMWLTGFDAPCLHTMYVDKPMRGHGLMQAIARVNRVFKDKPGGLVVDYLGLADQLKYALANYTESGGKGQTAIDQEEAVAVMLERYEVCCGIFHGFNWSTWKTGGPQERLSVLPAAQEHVLAQDDGKNRLVKAVGELSKAFALAVPHEKALEVRDDVAFFQAVKSVLTKSTGDGRRSPEEIELAIRQIVSKAVSSDEVIDIFAAAGLKKPDISILSDEFLAEVRGMPQRNLAVEMLRKLLEGEIKARGRKNIVQARSFAELLENAIKKYQNRAIETAQVIEELIALAKDLREANQRGEKLGLTDDEVAFYDALEVNDSAVAVLGDETLRLIAQELVKAVRNSITIDWTVRENVRAQMRVIIKRILRKYGYPPDKQAHATELVLEQAEVLCKDWTEKA; encoded by the coding sequence ATGACCGCTTTCACCGAATCTGTCGTCGAGCAAGCCGCCTTGGCATGGCTGGAAAGCATGGGCTACCAGATCGTTTCAGGGCCGGAAATCGCCCCCGGTGAACCCGCCGCCGAGCGCGAGAACTACGGACAGGTCGTTCTCGAACGTCGGCTTCGCCAGGCGCTTGAGCGGCTCAACCCGCAGGTGCCGCCGGACGCATTGGAGGAAGCCTTCCGTAAACTGAGTCGGCCGGACTCGCCGTCGTTGGTGGCGAGTAACCATGTGATTCACAAGTACATGGTCGAGGGAGTACCGGTCGAATACCAGCGGGCCGACGGATCGATTGGCGGCGATCTCGTCCGCGTGCTCGATTATGACGAGCCGGAGAACAACGAATTCCTGGCGGTGAATCAGTTCACCGTGGTCGAGAATCAGCACGAACGCCGGCCTGACGTGGTGCTGTTCATCAACGGCTTGCCAATAGCTGTGATGGAACTGAAGAATGCTGCCACCGAAAACGCCACCATCTGGTCGGCCTTCAATCAACTTCAGACCTACAAGCAACAGATCCCCTCCCTTTTTGCATTCAACGAGGCGCTGCTCATCTCGGACGGCGTGGAGGCGCGGATCGGCACGCTGACGGCTGACCGCGAGTGGTTCATGCCCTGGCGCACCATTGAGGGCGAGGAACTGGCAGACAACCGGCTGCCTCAGCTTCAAGTCGTGATCGAGGGCGTGTTTGGGAAACGACGGTTCCTGGACCTGATCCGGCATTTTATCGTGTTCGAAGATTTGGGTGGTGGCGTCCTTATCAAGAAAATGGCCGGGTATCACCAGTACCACGCGGTGAACCTGGCGCTGGATTCGACGGTGCGTGCGGCGGGCACTGGCGGCGACAAGCGCGTCGGCGTGGTGTGGCACACGCAGGGCTCGGGCAAGAGTCTGACGATGGCGTTCTACGCCGGGCGGGTGGTGCTGCACCCGGCGATGAAGAACCCGACGCTGGTAGTGATCACCGACCGAAATGACTTGGACGACCAGCTTTACGGCACATTCGCGCGCTGTCACGAATTACTTCGCCAGCAGCCCATGCAGGCCCAGAGCAGGGCGAACCTGCGGGAGTTACTGACGACCGCCTCCGGCGGAGTCGTTTTCACGACGGTTCACAAGTTCTTCCCGACCGACAGCGAGGATCAACACCCGCTTCTATCGGACCGCCGTAATATAGTCGTGATCGCCGACGAAGCGCATCGCAGCCAATACGATTTCATCGACGGCTTTGCCCGGCATATGCGCGAGGCATTGCCGAACGCCTCCTTCATCGGGTTTACCGGCACCCCTATCGAATTGACCGACAAGAACACCCGCGCGGTCTTCGGCAACTACGTCAGCATCTACGACATCGAGCGGGCAGTGAAGGACGGAGCGACCGTACCTATCTACTACGAGAGCCGACTTGCAAGGCTTGAACTCGACGAAAACGCCCGACCCCTGCTGGACGAGGAGTTCGAGGAGGCCACCGAGGGCGAAGAGGTCGAGCACAAGGAGCGACTGAAGACCAAGTGGGCACAGCTCGAGGCTCTGGTCGGGACGGAGAAGCGGTTGAATCTGATCGCCGAGGATCTGGTGAAGCACTTCGAGCGACGACTGGAGGCGATGGACGGCAAGGCGATGATCGTCTGCATGAGCCGTCGCATCTGCGTCGAGTTATATAGGGCCATCGTGGCGATCCGTCCGGACTGGCACCATGATGACGATGGCGCGGGAATCCTCAAGATTGTGATGACGGGTTCGGCATCGGACCCGGTCGATTGGCAGTCACACATCCGCAACAAGCCTCGCCGCGAGGAACTGGCAAAGCGTTTCAAGGACCCGAAGGAACCGTTCAAGGTAGTTATCGTCCGCGACATGTGGTTGACAGGGTTCGACGCCCCGTGCCTCCACACGATGTACGTGGACAAGCCGATGCGCGGCCACGGGTTGATGCAGGCCATCGCACGAGTGAACCGCGTGTTCAAGGACAAGCCCGGTGGCCTCGTGGTGGATTATCTGGGCTTGGCCGACCAGCTTAAGTATGCCTTGGCTAACTACACCGAGAGCGGCGGTAAGGGTCAGACGGCTATTGATCAGGAAGAGGCCGTGGCTGTCATGCTGGAGCGTTACGAGGTCTGCTGTGGCATCTTCCACGGCTTCAACTGGTCGACTTGGAAGACCGGTGGGCCGCAGGAAAGGCTTTCTGTGCTTCCGGCAGCGCAGGAACACGTGCTGGCCCAGGATGACGGTAAGAACCGGCTGGTGAAAGCGGTTGGCGAGTTGTCGAAGGCGTTTGCGCTGGCCGTTCCACATGAGAAGGCGCTGGAGGTTCGGGACGACGTGGCCTTCTTCCAGGCGGTGAAGTCCGTGCTGACCAAGAGCACGGGGGACGGTCGCCGCAGCCCGGAGGAGATCGAGCTCGCCATCCGGCAGATCGTCTCGAAGGCGGTGTCTTCGGATGAGGTCATCGATATCTTCGCAGCCGCGGGACTAAAGAAGCCCGACATCTCCATCCTGTCCGACGAGTTTTTGGCGGAAGTGCGCGGCATGCCGCAAAGGAACCTGGCGGTGGAGATGCTGCGCAAGCTGCTGGAAGGCGAGATCAAGGCACGCGGAAGAAAGAACATCGTCCAAGCCCGGTCGTTTGCAGAGCTCCTTGAGAATGCAATCAAGAAATACCAAAACCGGGCCATTGAGACGGCACAGGTGATCGAAGAATTGATCGCGTTGGCGAAGGACCTGCGCGAGGCAAACCAGCGGGGTGAGAAGCTGGGGCTGACGGATGACGAGGTTGCCTTCTACGATGCGCTTGAGGTCAACGATAGCGCAGTTGCCGTGCTCGGCGATGAGACATTGCGGCTGATCGCTCAAGAACTCGTCAAGGCGGTGCGAAACAGCATTACCATCGACTGGACAGTCCGGGAAAACGTCCGAGCCCAGATGCGGGTGATCATAAAGCGTATTCTTCGCAAATACGGCTATCCACCGGACAAGCAGGCCCACGCCACGGAGCTTGTTTTGGAACAAGCGGAAGTCCTTTGCAAGGACTGGACGGAAAAAGCATGA
- a CDS encoding DEAD/DEAH box helicase family protein produces MTNEEIARFFNTTRPHIQGNPNLRDPQVEGWFRTRQHFRNSSEHAILQIPVGCGKTGLMALLPFETAQGRVLVIAPNLEIRRGISTSFDVAGRECFWTSTRVLTDVSHGPFTAVLDGQDANIHDCENSHIVVTNIQQLASRADRWLPAFGDDFFDLILVDEGHHNVARSWERVFERFPNAKVVSLTATPFRGDGREIAGERVYAYPFRTAMVRGYIKQITAVNVAPQEISFTYRGDARQHTLEEVLQLRDEEWFSRGVALAPECNRSIVDASIQWLQHLRETGTFHQLIAVACSVDHARQVRSLYAERGLQAREIHSNMPAEEIEDVLQDLRRGRIDCIVQVRMLGEGFDHPNLSVAAIFQPFRSLSPYVQFIGRVMRVIHQNNPQHPDNRGVAVSHVGLNIDRHWEDFRRIDQEDQELIQGWLEAGDERPPADEPGRRRRLTPDMVVQNEIISHFIEQEYLDPMDDAVIDDLVQEFRRRGLDPEALGLSRENLRQRLIQARTRESMEPREIPVTPQRRRQEARRRLNERSRALASRILNALGASINGRNIVLAYPELRSANNYAAVIMIVNGAVNERLEADGGSRGEIPLERLEEVLEQIDQIGDAVQAQIQERLSRR; encoded by the coding sequence ATGACCAACGAAGAGATAGCCAGATTCTTTAACACAACGCGGCCCCATATTCAGGGCAACCCGAACCTGCGCGATCCCCAGGTTGAGGGATGGTTTCGCACGCGCCAGCATTTCAGAAACAGTTCCGAGCACGCCATCCTGCAAATTCCGGTGGGCTGCGGCAAAACCGGCCTCATGGCCCTGCTGCCTTTTGAGACCGCCCAGGGTCGGGTCCTGGTGATTGCTCCGAACCTTGAGATTCGGCGGGGCATTTCCACTTCCTTCGATGTCGCCGGACGTGAATGTTTCTGGACCTCGACGCGCGTTCTGACCGACGTGAGTCATGGCCCCTTCACGGCCGTCCTGGACGGCCAGGACGCGAACATCCACGACTGCGAGAACTCGCATATCGTGGTCACCAACATCCAGCAATTGGCCAGCCGGGCTGACCGCTGGCTTCCGGCCTTCGGGGATGATTTCTTCGACCTGATCCTGGTGGACGAAGGCCATCACAACGTCGCCAGAAGTTGGGAACGGGTTTTCGAACGGTTCCCCAACGCCAAGGTCGTAAGCCTGACCGCCACGCCTTTCAGGGGCGACGGACGCGAGATCGCCGGCGAGCGGGTGTACGCGTATCCGTTCCGGACGGCCATGGTGCGTGGGTACATCAAGCAGATCACCGCTGTGAATGTCGCGCCCCAGGAGATCTCCTTCACCTATCGCGGGGACGCCAGGCAACACACGCTTGAAGAGGTCCTTCAACTCCGGGACGAGGAATGGTTCAGCCGGGGTGTGGCCCTCGCGCCGGAGTGCAACCGGTCCATCGTTGACGCCAGCATTCAGTGGCTTCAACACCTCCGGGAGACCGGCACATTCCATCAACTGATCGCGGTCGCCTGTTCGGTGGACCACGCCCGGCAGGTGCGGTCCCTTTACGCCGAGCGCGGGTTGCAGGCGCGTGAAATTCACAGCAACATGCCGGCGGAGGAAATTGAAGATGTGCTCCAGGACCTCCGACGCGGCCGGATCGATTGCATTGTTCAGGTCCGGATGCTCGGCGAGGGATTTGATCACCCAAATCTGAGCGTGGCCGCGATCTTCCAGCCCTTCCGGTCGCTATCGCCCTATGTCCAGTTCATTGGAAGGGTCATGCGGGTGATCCACCAGAACAACCCCCAGCACCCGGACAACCGGGGCGTGGCGGTCTCCCATGTGGGCCTGAACATCGACCGACATTGGGAGGATTTCCGGCGAATCGACCAGGAGGACCAGGAACTCATCCAAGGCTGGCTTGAAGCGGGCGACGAGCGACCTCCAGCCGACGAGCCGGGCCGCCGCAGACGCCTGACACCGGACATGGTGGTGCAGAACGAGATCATCAGCCACTTCATTGAGCAGGAATACCTCGACCCGATGGATGACGCTGTGATCGACGACCTCGTCCAGGAGTTTCGCAGACGCGGCCTTGACCCTGAGGCTCTTGGGTTATCCCGCGAAAATCTCCGCCAGCGCCTCATCCAGGCTCGGACCCGCGAGAGTATGGAGCCCCGGGAAATACCGGTCACGCCCCAACGACGACGACAGGAGGCCCGCCGAAGGCTCAACGAGCGCTCCCGTGCCCTGGCCAGCAGAATCCTGAACGCCCTTGGCGCGTCCATAAACGGCCGCAACATCGTCCTGGCCTACCCCGAACTGAGAAGCGCCAACAACTACGCGGCGGTCATCATGATCGTGAACGGAGCCGTTAATGAGCGGCTCGAGGCCGACGGCGGTTCTCGTGGCGAAATCCCGCTTGAGCGGCTGGAGGAGGTTCTGGAACAGATCGACCAGATCGGGGACGCCGTCCAGGCCCAAATCCAGGAGCGCCTTTCAAGGAGATGA
- a CDS encoding Swt1 family HEPN domain-containing protein, translating to MAGLLDDQNTQATLSRLLGEVAKYLAMFLERELPSLFEDWWNQAVVNNLSFQQRRRMEQRGIASLGALDLAALLRVLDQNWYQISNKLGLTSESRHFVKEMQTIRNRWAHATTEGFPLDDVYRDLDTLQRFAVVIEANETLIREVRSLKTALVTTETEMPEKTDAAALESSLTPKENGAEFEPGQIVCVRSDPSIRGAVISVLPGKPENRFKIFVSGETQTYYASQLKPEDISDDNTEFFSCDQFHAYLTALQIRYPGLSTLYSLNAARVDFIPYQFRPVLRFIRSDRPRLLIADGVGVGKTIEAGLILRELQARRDIRSVLIVCPRPLVTERKWMNEMKRFEERFTHLDGSTLRYCINEMDLEGVWPEQHQRVIVPYSLFDEVLLYGSGPDGRRKRKKGLLDLDPPPRFDLVIVDEAHHIRNQDTFSHKAVRFFCDHAEAVIFLTATPIQLGSNDLFVLLNTLRPDLIIDQESFAHMAEPNPSINQAISLARAQEPEWQTRASEALDQAAATAWGKAILRYNPNFIRIRSRLSEGDVTNEERVQLITDLEAMHTFAGIINRTRRRDIGDFTIRKPETVVVPFTPAQQRLHDELLRVQAEIFDRLHGDINVKFMMTTIRRQAASCLFGLVPFLEDILNRHLDELSWEEADNSAAVPQGETVEPIQSQIQSLLESARLLDPYDPKLEALRAIIRTKQKLPNNKVMLFSSFRHTLNYLYRHLNEDGFRVGMIHGGTPDEERVDLRSRFEKHRDDRGSLDVLLFSEIGCEGLDYQFCDCIVNYDLPWNPMRVEQRIGRIDRNGQKSESVAIINLITPGTVDADIYERCLLRIGVFNGALGGSEEILGEITREIRDIAENFTLSDEDRRAKLQQLADNKIRLIREQEELEQRQMELFGIRLPEDRMRKEIEDASSYWLSPTSMQRIVRLYLQESCGKDQEFLLGERPLKTLRLSQEARSILLRDYQQLPKHNTTAYRDWENWLKGGNPHLLVTFESDCAREHPEAAFIMPLHPLVRQAAVSFSGKKRAVTILKTYSGEVPPGLYEFAIYQWRFHGIKEDLALRPVASSPTVTSLLSRLLEKATDLVEEGTKEIDPNCWEKLDAEHYKLWSEERERHRQRTLELAEYRRESLTTSHRARIALLEEQLKQASNEKIQKMRQSQISAAEADYARRIQDVDIAMERADIIAEPVAYGLIQIVGDTPHAE from the coding sequence ATGGCAGGCCTTCTTGATGACCAAAATACCCAAGCCACTCTTTCGAGGCTTTTAGGCGAGGTGGCGAAGTATCTTGCTATGTTCCTTGAGAGGGAGCTGCCATCCCTTTTCGAGGATTGGTGGAATCAGGCCGTCGTGAACAATTTGTCGTTCCAACAGCGGCGACGGATGGAACAACGGGGCATCGCCTCCCTCGGTGCTCTAGACCTCGCCGCGCTGCTTCGAGTGCTCGATCAGAACTGGTACCAGATTTCCAACAAGCTCGGCCTGACATCGGAGTCACGTCATTTCGTCAAGGAGATGCAGACTATCCGTAACCGGTGGGCACATGCGACCACCGAAGGCTTTCCTCTTGATGATGTATACCGCGACCTGGACACCCTCCAGCGTTTTGCCGTGGTCATCGAGGCGAATGAAACATTGATACGAGAAGTGCGATCCCTAAAGACGGCCCTTGTCACTACAGAGACGGAAATGCCTGAGAAAACCGATGCCGCTGCCCTTGAATCCTCTCTGACGCCCAAAGAAAATGGTGCTGAATTTGAACCGGGGCAGATTGTATGTGTTCGGTCTGACCCAAGTATTCGTGGCGCTGTAATTTCCGTCCTGCCGGGCAAACCGGAAAATCGCTTTAAGATCTTTGTGAGTGGTGAAACCCAGACCTACTATGCGTCTCAGTTAAAGCCCGAAGATATTTCAGATGACAACACCGAGTTTTTTTCCTGTGATCAGTTCCACGCCTATCTGACAGCGCTGCAAATCAGATATCCCGGTCTGTCTACACTTTATTCGCTCAACGCCGCCCGTGTGGATTTCATTCCGTATCAATTTCGGCCCGTGCTGAGGTTCATCCGGTCGGATCGACCTCGGTTATTAATTGCCGACGGCGTGGGTGTCGGCAAGACCATCGAGGCAGGGCTTATTCTCCGCGAATTGCAAGCAAGACGTGATATCCGGTCAGTTCTCATTGTCTGCCCTCGCCCGTTGGTAACCGAGCGCAAATGGATGAACGAGATGAAGCGCTTCGAGGAGCGTTTCACACATCTCGATGGTAGCACCCTTCGTTACTGTATAAACGAGATGGACCTTGAAGGGGTCTGGCCCGAGCAACACCAGAGGGTGATTGTTCCCTATTCCTTGTTCGATGAAGTTCTGCTTTATGGTTCAGGACCTGACGGCAGGCGAAAACGCAAGAAGGGTCTGCTCGACCTTGATCCGCCTCCTCGCTTCGATCTCGTCATCGTTGACGAGGCACACCATATCCGCAATCAGGATACATTCAGCCACAAAGCTGTGCGTTTTTTCTGTGACCATGCAGAGGCCGTTATATTTTTAACTGCAACACCGATCCAGCTCGGCAGCAACGATCTTTTCGTCCTCCTCAATACGCTCCGTCCCGATTTGATCATCGATCAGGAGAGTTTCGCTCACATGGCGGAACCCAACCCTTCCATTAACCAGGCGATATCGCTTGCACGGGCTCAAGAGCCGGAATGGCAAACGCGGGCAAGCGAAGCCCTTGATCAAGCAGCGGCCACCGCTTGGGGTAAGGCGATCCTGCGCTACAATCCAAATTTTATACGAATACGTTCCAGGTTGTCCGAAGGCGACGTCACAAATGAAGAACGTGTGCAGCTCATCACCGATTTGGAAGCCATGCACACTTTCGCAGGGATTATCAATAGAACCCGCCGTAGGGACATAGGCGATTTCACGATACGGAAACCTGAGACAGTGGTCGTTCCCTTCACGCCTGCCCAGCAGCGTCTACATGACGAACTCCTCCGAGTTCAGGCCGAGATATTCGACCGGCTTCACGGAGACATCAATGTCAAATTCATGATGACCACGATCAGACGTCAGGCTGCGAGTTGCCTTTTCGGCCTTGTGCCCTTTCTTGAGGATATTCTGAATCGCCATCTTGATGAGCTGTCCTGGGAGGAGGCCGATAACTCCGCCGCTGTTCCGCAGGGCGAGACGGTAGAGCCAATACAATCGCAGATCCAATCACTTCTTGAGAGTGCGCGGTTACTCGATCCCTATGATCCGAAACTGGAGGCGCTACGCGCCATTATCCGGACCAAGCAGAAGCTGCCCAATAACAAGGTGATGTTGTTTAGCAGCTTCAGGCATACGCTCAATTACCTTTATCGCCATCTCAATGAGGATGGCTTTCGGGTCGGGATGATACACGGCGGAACACCGGATGAAGAACGTGTTGATCTCCGTAGTCGCTTCGAGAAGCATCGAGACGATAGGGGCAGCTTGGATGTCCTGTTGTTCTCGGAAATTGGCTGCGAGGGTTTAGATTATCAATTCTGTGATTGCATTGTGAACTACGATTTGCCTTGGAATCCGATGCGCGTGGAACAACGCATCGGCCGCATCGACCGGAACGGACAGAAAAGCGAAAGCGTTGCCATAATCAACCTGATTACGCCGGGCACCGTTGATGCCGATATCTACGAACGTTGCCTTCTGCGCATAGGAGTGTTTAATGGAGCTTTGGGCGGAAGCGAAGAGATTCTTGGTGAAATTACCAGGGAGATTCGAGATATTGCAGAAAACTTTACCTTGAGTGACGAGGATCGCAGGGCAAAGCTTCAGCAATTGGCGGACAATAAGATTCGACTGATCCGTGAGCAAGAGGAACTCGAGCAACGACAAATGGAGCTTTTCGGCATCCGCTTGCCTGAAGACCGGATGAGGAAAGAAATCGAGGATGCCTCAAGTTATTGGTTATCGCCGACCTCCATGCAAAGGATTGTCCGTCTCTATTTACAAGAGAGCTGCGGGAAAGATCAGGAGTTTCTCCTGGGTGAAAGACCCCTAAAAACGCTTCGTCTTTCGCAGGAAGCCCGAAGTATCCTTCTGCGAGACTATCAGCAACTTCCCAAACATAACACAACTGCCTACCGCGATTGGGAAAACTGGCTTAAAGGAGGTAATCCCCATCTTCTGGTGACCTTTGAATCTGACTGCGCAAGGGAGCATCCTGAGGCGGCATTTATTATGCCGTTGCATCCCCTGGTCCGACAAGCTGCCGTTTCCTTTAGTGGAAAAAAACGAGCAGTGACAATACTTAAGACATACTCCGGCGAGGTTCCTCCCGGCCTGTACGAGTTCGCAATCTATCAATGGCGTTTTCATGGTATCAAGGAGGATTTGGCTTTGCGTCCGGTTGCTTCTTCCCCAACAGTCACCTCTCTCCTTTCCCGTTTACTGGAAAAGGCTACAGATCTTGTTGAGGAAGGTACTAAGGAAATCGATCCAAATTGCTGGGAAAAGCTTGATGCCGAACATTATAAACTATGGTCTGAGGAACGGGAAAGGCACCGGCAAAGAACGCTGGAATTAGCGGAATATCGCCGCGAGAGCCTTACAACGAGTCATCGGGCGCGGATAGCGCTTCTCGAGGAGCAACTTAAGCAGGCCAGCAACGAAAAGATTCAGAAAATGCGACAGTCTCAAATCTCCGCTGCTGAGGCAGATTACGCCAGACGTATTCAGGATGTGGACATCGCCATGGAAAGGGCGGATATAATCGCTGAGCCGGTCGCATACGGATTGATTCAGATCGTTGGAGATACGCCTCATGCCGAGTGA